One Synechococcus sp. CC9605 genomic window carries:
- a CDS encoding ABC transporter ATP-binding protein has translation MLRLENVSKIYPTGEVLRAVTWEVKPGDRIGLVGVNGAGKSTQMRLIAGHEEPTSGQVVRQGEPRIAYLQQEFDVDLERTVRQELFQAFGEAAEVMNQQKQVEEAMCSERAAEDPDHLDELIQQLGKLQSRFEALHGYELDARIDKLLPTIGFTPESAELQVKDYSGGWQMRIALGKILLQEPDLLLLDEPTNHLDVETIQWLENYLLEQSAALVVISHDRTFLDRVCNQIVSTERGVSRSYLGNYTAYLEQKQLEREATQSAFERQQKEIATQQAYIDRFRASATRSTQAKSREKQLDKVERVEAPIESVAGPSFQFPPAPRSGAQVALIDNLTHSYGDKILFLGAELEVERGDRIAFVGPNGAGKSTLLRLVMGVETPDEGSARLGEHNVIAGYFEQNQAEALDLSKTVIDTMYEAVPDWTQTQVRSLLGSFCFSNDTVFKEVGKLSGGEKARLALALMLLTPCNLLVLDEPTNHLDIPAKQILEDALMAYEGAALLVSHDRYFISRVANRIVELRDGELVIYRGDYNYYLEKKEEERTAAKEKELAAEREAKRKANKEKQKARDARRKKAA, from the coding sequence GTGCTGCGACTCGAAAACGTCAGCAAGATCTACCCCACAGGAGAAGTGCTCCGCGCCGTGACCTGGGAGGTAAAACCCGGAGACAGAATCGGCCTGGTGGGGGTGAACGGCGCCGGCAAGTCCACCCAGATGCGTCTGATCGCCGGACACGAAGAGCCCACAAGCGGCCAGGTGGTTCGGCAGGGGGAGCCCCGCATTGCCTACCTCCAGCAGGAATTCGACGTGGACCTGGAGCGCACGGTGCGCCAGGAACTGTTTCAAGCCTTCGGCGAAGCGGCCGAGGTGATGAACCAGCAGAAGCAGGTGGAAGAGGCGATGTGCTCCGAACGGGCAGCGGAGGACCCCGATCATCTGGACGAGCTGATCCAACAACTTGGAAAGCTGCAAAGCCGTTTCGAAGCGCTGCATGGCTACGAGCTCGATGCCCGCATCGACAAGCTCCTGCCCACGATCGGCTTCACCCCAGAGAGCGCTGAGCTGCAGGTGAAGGACTATTCCGGGGGCTGGCAGATGCGGATCGCCCTGGGGAAAATCCTGCTGCAGGAACCGGATCTGTTGTTGCTGGACGAACCCACCAACCATCTGGATGTCGAGACCATCCAGTGGCTGGAGAACTACCTGCTGGAGCAGAGCGCAGCCCTTGTGGTGATCAGCCACGACCGCACCTTCCTCGACCGGGTCTGCAATCAGATCGTCTCCACCGAACGGGGGGTGTCCCGCAGCTACCTCGGCAACTACACCGCCTACCTGGAGCAGAAGCAACTGGAGCGGGAGGCCACACAGTCGGCCTTCGAACGACAGCAGAAGGAAATCGCCACGCAACAGGCCTACATCGATCGCTTCCGCGCCAGTGCCACCCGCAGCACCCAGGCCAAAAGCCGTGAGAAGCAGCTGGACAAGGTGGAACGGGTGGAGGCACCGATCGAATCCGTGGCCGGGCCGAGTTTTCAGTTCCCGCCTGCCCCGCGCTCCGGAGCCCAGGTTGCCCTGATCGACAACCTCACCCACAGCTATGGGGACAAAATTCTGTTCCTGGGGGCTGAGCTGGAGGTGGAGCGGGGCGACCGCATTGCCTTCGTCGGCCCCAATGGTGCGGGCAAGTCCACTCTGCTGCGGCTGGTGATGGGGGTTGAAACCCCCGATGAAGGCAGTGCCCGGCTCGGGGAGCACAACGTGATTGCGGGGTACTTCGAACAGAACCAGGCCGAAGCCCTGGATCTGTCCAAGACCGTGATCGACACGATGTACGAAGCGGTTCCCGACTGGACCCAGACCCAGGTTCGTTCGCTTCTGGGCAGTTTCTGCTTCAGCAACGACACGGTGTTCAAGGAAGTCGGGAAGCTCAGTGGGGGAGAAAAGGCCCGCCTGGCCCTGGCCCTGATGCTGCTCACCCCCTGCAATCTGCTGGTTTTGGATGAGCCCACCAACCACCTCGACATCCCCGCCAAGCAGATACTCGAGGACGCCTTGATGGCCTACGAGGGAGCCGCGCTGCTGGTCTCCCACGACCGCTATTTCATCTCCCGCGTGGCCAACCGCATCGTGGAACTGCGGGACGGCGAATTGGTGATATATCGCGGGGATTACAACTACTACCTCGAGAAAAAAGAGGAGGAAAGGACAGCCGCCAAAGAGAAAGAACTGGCTGCAGAACGGGAGGCCAAGCGGAAGGCCAACAAGGAGAAGCAGAAGGCACGGGACGCCCGCCGTAAAAAGGCGGCCTGA
- a CDS encoding trypsin-like peptidase domain-containing protein, translating to MVNSPSRSLVASAVAGGLLVAGVSSLPLIIGLEQAEARPAIRRDSFVAAAVKRSGPAVVSLETARTVNQSSVAGVPPALMQDPLFRQFFGIPRSTAPRPRVQRGQGSGVIFDAKGLLLTNAHVVEGADQLTVDLSDGRRVPARVVGKDSLTDLAVVRLKGPGPWPVADLGDSDRLSVGDWAIAVGNPFGLESTVTLGIISNLNRNVAQLGISGKRLDLIQTDAAINPGNSGGPLLNADGEVIGINTLVRSGPGAGLGFAIPINRARAIAQQLVASGKARHPVIGIRLSPVPRPTPTSPVPPGAVIRAVQPGGPADRAGLKIDDVITRFDGEAVADPAAVVSAIERRGVGATVALEVKRGQELVTIDVKPVDLSALTSG from the coding sequence GTGGTCAACTCTCCGTCCCGCTCGCTTGTCGCCTCTGCTGTGGCGGGGGGATTGCTGGTGGCCGGCGTGTCGTCGCTTCCCTTGATCATTGGCCTCGAGCAGGCCGAGGCCCGCCCGGCAATCCGTCGGGACTCATTCGTTGCAGCCGCTGTCAAGCGCAGTGGTCCGGCAGTGGTCAGCTTGGAGACGGCCAGGACCGTCAATCAGTCCAGTGTTGCTGGTGTGCCGCCGGCCCTGATGCAGGACCCTTTGTTTCGCCAGTTCTTTGGCATCCCCCGCTCCACAGCCCCGCGCCCCAGGGTGCAGCGCGGCCAAGGCAGTGGAGTGATCTTCGATGCCAAGGGCCTGTTGCTCACCAATGCCCATGTGGTGGAGGGGGCTGATCAACTCACCGTGGACCTCTCCGATGGCAGGAGGGTGCCCGCCCGAGTGGTGGGCAAAGACAGCCTCACCGATCTCGCGGTGGTGCGCCTGAAGGGCCCCGGGCCCTGGCCTGTCGCGGATCTGGGGGATTCCGACCGGCTCAGCGTGGGCGACTGGGCGATTGCCGTGGGCAATCCCTTTGGCCTGGAGAGCACGGTGACTCTGGGAATCATCAGCAACCTCAACCGCAACGTTGCTCAGTTGGGCATTTCGGGCAAACGTCTTGATCTGATTCAGACCGACGCGGCGATCAATCCCGGTAACTCGGGCGGGCCACTGCTCAATGCCGACGGTGAGGTGATCGGCATCAACACCCTGGTGCGATCAGGGCCTGGGGCAGGTCTGGGTTTTGCCATCCCGATCAATCGGGCCCGCGCCATCGCCCAGCAGCTGGTGGCCAGCGGCAAGGCCCGTCATCCGGTGATCGGCATCCGTTTGTCGCCGGTCCCTCGGCCCACCCCCACATCCCCGGTGCCGCCAGGTGCGGTGATTCGTGCGGTCCAGCCTGGAGGGCCGGCGGACCGCGCCGGGCTCAAAATTGATGATGTGATCACGCGATTTGATGGCGAGGCTGTCGCTGACCCCGCTGCGGTGGTCAGTGCCATTGAACGTCGCGGCGTCGGTGCCACGGTTGCGCTTGAGGTGAAGCGTGGTCAGGAGCTGGTCACCATTGACGTCAAGCCAGTCGATCTTTCGGCTTTGACTTCTGGCTGA
- a CDS encoding DUF2973 domain-containing protein, with protein MLGSLFPLIYGALFVALLWQAFRVMSKGFRAASGPINSAPSNAPNDRTGQVTVHPELLDSEGRITEEALLTVRFGGDDDDASAAAGPGTE; from the coding sequence ATGCTCGGTTCGCTGTTTCCCCTCATTTACGGAGCGCTGTTCGTGGCCCTGTTGTGGCAGGCCTTCCGCGTGATGAGCAAAGGGTTCCGCGCTGCCAGTGGTCCAATCAACAGCGCGCCCAGCAACGCTCCGAACGACCGCACCGGCCAAGTCACCGTCCACCCGGAACTGCTGGACAGCGAGGGACGCATCACGGAAGAAGCCCTGCTGACGGTGCGCTTTGGCGGTGACGATGACGATGCCTCGGCGGCCGCTGGACCCGGCACTGAATAA
- the hrpB gene encoding ATP-dependent helicase HrpB, whose protein sequence is MSQFPIDALLEQICSAVRPGQTVLLQAPPGAGKTTRVPLALIGALSEGQGIFDERQKIWMIEPRRLATKAAAARLAASLGEDIGARIGYAVRGEQKRSGRTQVEVITDGLFLRRLQSDPSLAGVGCVIFDEFHERGRDADLSLALLREARPLLNSDLAVVLMSATLDLSDLRERLPKATVLESPGRCYQVDTHHQSPRPDEPLPKQVLRAIEQHALDQPQGSGVLVFLPGLAEIERCRQTLTAAPSLQNWKIQALHGQLPLQQQSSALQRCDPNQDGSIILASAIAESSLTIDGVRLVIDSGLSRQLRYDPNTRMETLETTVSSLASAEQRRGRAGRQCPGRCIRLWSPAEQQRRPPFHPPELLLADPQPVLIELAQWGAGLGEELPWLDPPPAAAMQEGQHGLQQLGLLEHDGRISERGRLIGGLGVHPRLGMLLLEAHKQGAPQLGCDLAAILSERDPFDRRQIGSDLEARLNSIQRHPYLRTLSKQLRRQLKRLGASPQERNDSVNAGELILAAFPEWLAQQRPGQIGRYQLRQGRGATLLPWDPLQGSPALAVARVDMGGRDTQIQMAVALSQGTLESIAERDGHWHDEASWDPERERVRAERQLKLGALVVRRTPQPSPAAGLCRTLLIEQLKKNASLDALPWTENSHQLRQRLAWMHQQVGVPWPGRDLTTLLEQADTWLGPSLEGCLGWSDISATALKEALWGDLDWSFRQQLDNLLPRRIPIPSGRQAALHYTADEVILAVKLQEMFGSDDGPHVLNGRIPVTLELLSPAGRPLQRTRDLKGFWQGSYQEVRREMRGRYPKHPWPEDPRQALPTARTKRRSDGRQP, encoded by the coding sequence TTGAGCCAGTTCCCGATAGACGCCCTGTTGGAGCAGATCTGTTCTGCGGTCCGCCCAGGGCAAACGGTTCTGCTCCAGGCACCGCCCGGGGCAGGAAAAACCACACGGGTCCCCCTGGCACTGATCGGGGCGCTATCGGAAGGTCAGGGCATTTTTGACGAGCGTCAGAAAATCTGGATGATCGAACCGCGGCGGCTGGCCACCAAAGCTGCCGCCGCCCGCCTTGCTGCAAGCCTTGGAGAAGACATCGGTGCGCGCATCGGTTATGCGGTGCGCGGGGAACAGAAGCGATCCGGCCGCACCCAGGTGGAGGTGATCACCGACGGGCTCTTCCTGCGGCGCTTGCAGAGCGACCCCTCGCTGGCTGGGGTGGGGTGCGTGATCTTCGATGAATTTCATGAGCGGGGGCGCGATGCGGACCTATCCCTCGCCTTGCTGCGCGAGGCGAGGCCTCTACTGAATTCAGATCTCGCCGTGGTCTTGATGTCGGCCACGCTGGATCTGTCCGACCTAAGGGAACGGCTGCCCAAAGCGACGGTGCTGGAAAGCCCGGGCCGCTGTTACCAGGTGGACACCCACCACCAATCACCACGGCCGGACGAACCCCTGCCGAAGCAGGTTTTACGGGCCATCGAGCAACACGCACTCGACCAACCGCAGGGCAGCGGTGTTCTGGTCTTTCTGCCGGGGCTGGCGGAGATTGAACGCTGCAGGCAGACCCTGACGGCCGCCCCTTCCCTGCAGAACTGGAAGATTCAGGCGCTGCACGGTCAACTGCCCTTACAGCAGCAGAGTTCAGCCCTGCAGCGCTGCGACCCAAACCAAGACGGCAGCATCATCCTTGCCAGCGCCATTGCCGAGAGCTCCCTGACGATCGATGGGGTGCGCCTGGTGATTGACAGCGGCCTCAGCCGTCAACTGCGTTACGACCCCAACACCCGCATGGAGACCCTGGAGACCACCGTCTCCAGCCTGGCCAGTGCAGAGCAGCGCCGGGGCAGGGCAGGACGGCAGTGCCCGGGCCGCTGCATCCGCCTCTGGTCACCGGCAGAGCAACAGCGACGGCCACCCTTTCACCCCCCTGAACTGTTGCTGGCCGATCCACAGCCCGTGTTGATAGAACTGGCCCAGTGGGGGGCTGGGCTGGGGGAAGAGCTGCCGTGGCTGGACCCTCCTCCCGCAGCAGCCATGCAAGAGGGACAGCACGGCCTGCAACAGCTCGGCCTGCTGGAGCACGACGGCCGCATCAGCGAACGGGGACGACTGATCGGCGGCCTCGGCGTTCACCCTCGTCTCGGCATGCTGCTGCTGGAGGCCCATAAACAGGGCGCCCCCCAGCTGGGGTGTGATCTGGCAGCCATCCTCAGTGAACGGGATCCCTTTGATCGCCGCCAGATCGGCAGCGATCTCGAGGCCCGGCTCAACAGCATTCAGCGCCATCCTTACCTGCGAACGCTCAGCAAGCAACTTCGCCGCCAACTGAAGCGACTGGGTGCCTCACCCCAAGAGCGAAACGATTCCGTCAATGCCGGCGAGCTGATCCTGGCGGCCTTTCCGGAATGGCTGGCGCAACAGCGTCCAGGCCAGATCGGTCGCTATCAGCTGCGTCAAGGCCGCGGAGCCACCCTGCTGCCCTGGGATCCACTCCAGGGCAGTCCAGCCCTGGCCGTCGCCAGGGTCGACATGGGCGGCCGGGACACGCAGATCCAGATGGCCGTGGCCCTGAGCCAGGGCACCCTGGAGAGCATCGCTGAGCGAGATGGCCACTGGCATGACGAGGCCAGCTGGGATCCCGAACGCGAGCGGGTCCGTGCCGAACGCCAGCTCAAACTGGGGGCATTGGTGGTGCGCCGAACGCCACAACCTTCCCCAGCCGCAGGGCTGTGCCGCACTCTCCTGATCGAGCAGCTGAAGAAGAATGCCAGCCTTGATGCCCTGCCCTGGACGGAAAACAGCCATCAGCTACGCCAACGGCTGGCATGGATGCACCAACAGGTGGGCGTCCCCTGGCCTGGTCGCGATTTGACAACCCTGCTGGAGCAGGCTGACACCTGGCTTGGTCCAAGCCTGGAGGGCTGCCTGGGCTGGAGTGACATCAGCGCGACAGCCTTGAAAGAAGCACTCTGGGGCGATCTGGACTGGAGCTTCAGGCAACAGCTGGATAACCTGCTGCCGCGCCGCATCCCGATCCCCTCCGGCCGGCAAGCCGCGCTGCATTACACCGCCGACGAGGTGATCCTCGCCGTGAAACTGCAGGAGATGTTCGGATCTGACGACGGCCCCCACGTGCTGAATGGCCGTATTCCCGTCACGCTGGAACTGCTCTCACCAGCCGGACGGCCCCTGCAGCGCACCCGTGATCTGAAAGGCTTCTGGCAAGGCAGCTACCAGGAGGTGCGCCGGGAGATGCGAGGGCGCTACCCCAAACACCCCTGGCCCGAGGATCCCCGCCAGGCGCTGCCGACGGCCCGGACCAAACGCAGATCGGACGGGCGACAACCTTGA
- a CDS encoding chlorophyll a/b-binding protein — MSDNARFGFVNFAETWNGRLAMLGIVIGLGTELLTGQGILSQIGLG; from the coding sequence ATGTCCGACAACGCACGCTTCGGCTTCGTCAACTTCGCTGAAACCTGGAACGGTCGTCTGGCCATGCTGGGCATCGTGATCGGCCTCGGCACCGAGCTCCTGACCGGCCAAGGCATCCTGTCCCAGATCGGCCTCGGCTGA
- the xseA gene encoding exodeoxyribonuclease VII large subunit yields the protein MSADRLPSYSVAELNTAIGSLLERGFAPRFLLEATVSRPQLKKGHLWLTLTDGSASISGVVWASKLAQLSYQPKDGDGVTVVGKLNFWAARASLTVQALDIRPSLSTVLRDFERVRQVLEQEGVIDPSRLRPLPSQPASIAVLTSVPSSALADMLRTAAERWPLTQLIVVPIPVQGSVAPTIINTLEAIAERTAELGLQALVLARGGGSREDLAVFDNEALCRLLANYPIPVVTGLGHEDDLTVADLVADHRAATPTAAIVALLPDREAERQGLTQRQSRLKDTLLGRILRERQRLQDRAVALQQQSPREKIMRKRQELIQKHQLLKALSPERWLKRGLALISNKAGDPIPGLESVKIGDQLNIRMSDGSLEARVDQIQPSAPNTTS from the coding sequence TTGAGCGCTGATCGTCTCCCGAGCTATTCCGTTGCTGAGCTAAACACAGCCATCGGAAGCCTGCTGGAACGCGGCTTTGCGCCGCGTTTTTTACTAGAGGCCACGGTCTCAAGGCCTCAACTCAAAAAGGGCCACCTCTGGCTCACCCTCACGGACGGCTCCGCCAGCATTTCCGGTGTGGTGTGGGCTTCGAAACTGGCCCAATTGAGCTATCAACCCAAGGACGGTGACGGCGTCACCGTGGTGGGCAAGCTCAATTTCTGGGCAGCGCGGGCCAGCCTCACTGTTCAGGCGCTGGACATCCGCCCCAGCCTCAGCACAGTGCTCCGCGACTTTGAACGGGTGCGGCAAGTGCTGGAACAAGAAGGGGTGATCGACCCCAGCCGTTTGAGGCCGCTTCCAAGCCAACCCGCCTCCATCGCGGTGCTCACCAGCGTGCCCAGTTCCGCCCTAGCCGACATGCTGCGCACCGCGGCAGAACGCTGGCCCCTAACGCAACTGATTGTGGTGCCAATTCCAGTGCAGGGCTCCGTGGCACCGACGATCATCAACACCCTGGAAGCCATAGCCGAGCGCACGGCCGAGCTGGGACTTCAAGCTTTGGTGCTCGCCCGCGGCGGTGGCAGCCGGGAAGATCTCGCGGTGTTCGACAACGAGGCGCTTTGCCGCCTCCTGGCGAACTACCCCATACCGGTGGTGACGGGCCTGGGCCATGAGGATGATCTCACCGTCGCCGATCTGGTGGCAGACCATCGCGCAGCCACGCCCACAGCGGCGATCGTGGCCTTGCTGCCCGACCGCGAGGCGGAACGCCAGGGACTTACGCAACGGCAGAGCCGATTGAAAGACACGCTGCTGGGGAGAATCCTTCGCGAGCGTCAGCGCCTCCAAGATCGGGCCGTTGCACTTCAGCAACAGTCTCCAAGGGAGAAGATCATGCGCAAACGCCAGGAACTGATCCAAAAACATCAGTTGCTCAAGGCGCTTTCACCGGAACGCTGGCTGAAACGCGGCTTGGCCCTGATCAGCAACAAAGCCGGCGATCCCATTCCAGGCCTGGAATCGGTCAAGATCGGTGACCAGCTCAACATTCGGATGAGCGACGGAAGCCTTGAGGCCCGGGTCGATCAGATCCAGCCCAGTGCACCCAACACCACCTCCTGA
- the xseB gene encoding exodeoxyribonuclease VII small subunit — protein sequence MSKRQVHQEHRDRIEAWRKDAEGLSYEEAMQALDLLLAELQSDSVPLADLQQKVLHGEVYLSRCQTLLDSVEQSIVELDPTTLKAANNA from the coding sequence ATGAGCAAGCGTCAAGTCCATCAAGAACACCGTGACCGCATTGAGGCGTGGCGCAAGGATGCCGAAGGCCTGAGCTACGAAGAAGCCATGCAGGCTCTTGATCTGCTGCTTGCTGAGCTGCAAAGCGACAGCGTTCCCTTGGCAGACTTGCAGCAAAAAGTGCTCCACGGCGAGGTTTATCTGAGCCGTTGCCAGACCCTGCTCGACAGCGTCGAACAGTCGATTGTCGAACTCGATCCCACAACCCTCAAAGCTGCGAACAATGCGTAA
- a CDS encoding DUF2834 domain-containing protein: MRKALPWIYLLLAVLGAILPWKANLEFIAEGGGQAFDLARFIADANSTAASRSLSADLLVGASAVTLWICVEGPRKKIKGWWLAIPLSFGVAFACAAPFFLFLRERQLQAQESESTS; encoded by the coding sequence ATGCGTAAAGCACTGCCTTGGATCTATCTGCTTCTGGCCGTGTTGGGAGCGATCCTGCCCTGGAAGGCCAACCTGGAATTCATCGCCGAGGGGGGTGGACAGGCTTTCGATCTGGCGCGGTTCATCGCTGATGCCAACAGCACAGCTGCCTCACGCTCCTTGAGCGCTGACCTGCTGGTGGGGGCCAGTGCCGTCACCCTGTGGATCTGCGTGGAAGGACCACGCAAGAAGATCAAAGGCTGGTGGCTGGCCATCCCCTTGAGCTTCGGCGTGGCGTTTGCCTGCGCTGCTCCGTTTTTCTTGTTCCTGCGAGAACGGCAGCTCCAGGCTCAGGAATCGGAGTCCACGTCCTGA
- a CDS encoding YihY/virulence factor BrkB family protein, with product MSGQIWQACQRWNNAECVDLSAAFAYFVLQSFFPLLLIALSVAARVFGKTDSVDNVLASVTQVLPPSVTSLVDSTLRGLVDQGFGAGVLGVVVLLLTASNAYLTLQRGADRLWSEILPEPSAGLSWWQQVGQFCRTRVEAFLTVFAISVLIIFQQLVLSVGQLPEDILGVLNGFIPGLTGFVRSSPILPLGRILVPALILSLMAWLLQVVLPSRRVPAIPLIPGALLIGFGLAFLNKILSLSIVSLGNRYQAYGVIGGVLVLTLWVWLVGVILYFGQCLSVELASVRLAKPRLGEPNNLIP from the coding sequence TTGAGTGGGCAAATTTGGCAGGCCTGTCAGCGTTGGAATAACGCTGAGTGTGTTGATCTGAGTGCTGCTTTTGCTTATTTCGTTCTTCAGTCGTTTTTCCCGCTGCTTTTGATTGCGTTGTCTGTTGCAGCAAGGGTGTTTGGCAAGACGGACAGTGTGGATAATGTGTTGGCTTCGGTGACGCAGGTTTTGCCGCCGTCCGTAACCAGCCTGGTGGATTCCACCTTGCGTGGGTTAGTGGATCAAGGCTTTGGAGCGGGAGTCCTCGGTGTTGTTGTTTTACTTCTCACAGCCAGTAATGCTTATTTAACGCTCCAACGTGGAGCTGATCGATTGTGGTCTGAGATTCTTCCTGAGCCATCAGCCGGCTTGTCTTGGTGGCAACAGGTTGGGCAGTTTTGTAGAACGCGTGTTGAGGCTTTCCTGACCGTATTTGCCATATCTGTTTTGATTATTTTTCAACAGTTGGTGCTCAGTGTTGGGCAGCTTCCAGAAGACATTCTTGGCGTTTTAAATGGATTTATTCCGGGCCTGACGGGGTTTGTGCGCTCGAGTCCCATTCTTCCTCTCGGGCGAATTCTTGTTCCCGCATTGATCTTGTCCCTGATGGCCTGGCTCCTTCAGGTGGTATTGCCAAGCCGCCGTGTTCCTGCGATTCCTCTTATTCCTGGAGCATTGTTGATTGGATTTGGCCTCGCTTTTCTCAATAAAATTCTCAGTTTGAGTATTGTTTCCTTGGGTAATCGTTATCAGGCCTATGGCGTGATTGGTGGCGTTTTGGTGTTGACGCTTTGGGTTTGGTTGGTAGGTGTGATTCTTTATTTTGGCCAGTGCTTGAGTGTTGAATTGGCTTCAGTTCGTCTTGCAAAGCCACGGCTCGGGGAACCGAACAACCTGATCCCTTGA